A window of Suncus etruscus isolate mSunEtr1 chromosome 4, mSunEtr1.pri.cur, whole genome shotgun sequence contains these coding sequences:
- the LOC126007134 gene encoding endogenous retrovirus group K member 8 Gag polyprotein-like, with the protein MGSALSAEARFLQSLQDELVSRKVHVSKADLCQFLNVVHRASPWFAFTAPKIARSTWLTIGNDLTAFCDKQNDPAFKDCILKYWQLLDGIITAAPISSSCADILKAGEAVLASASRSHTPASPTPSRDGASAVSQPPPYVPPPPSAPAAPVSSSTSSFLPLTRAPFPDHLSPEDEATLEQAAATYDSRSQPLPPPPDSAAPSQPTPLQFQPHPLPCCPPPPSMASVPLQAFPAILHPTSEPSLPAPPPLPDPPHSSPAASSASSHPMVTRSQAAAGLPPDDGASNDGVGHAPGNAGPLPPSPPRRRGPGAIYRENIEIRDLDQASLKEVHKAVLEYGVQAPYTLSCLESLSFGGNLFPIEWRITVRRCLKPEQIILWEAEFLNYCKELARDHELEFLQISGSKPYDTIQAQRPIPYHLLNLTSQAALRAWKAIPSGGPNLPLVKIQQADDEPYHAFISRLLEAIDRTTGITDTSNPFVKQLAFENANPACRQILKGPSPSRSLEEMISLCKNAQSFATQVAFQGQNSGHICYSCGRPGHFAGRCPERRAPDIQAGSTSARPSLCSRCRRSRHWKTSCRATTDVEGNYLGPNPLLDRRPNRAPMQGPSVPTQGNSPRGHPQAPRSKPRHINFVPASGAQTGLPSTQHQVLYQHHPSQALVPQPPPSSGHPRFRRT; encoded by the exons ATGGGTTCCGCCCTTAGCGCGGAGGCCCGTTTCCTTCAGTCGCTCCAAGATGAGCTTGTTTCTCGTAAGGTCCATGTCTCTAAGGCTGATCTTTGCCAGTTCCTTAATGTTGTCCACCGTGCCTCCCCGTGGTTTGCTTTCACTGCGCCTAAAATCGCCCGCTCCACCTGGCTCACCATAGGTAACGATCTCACTGCCTTCTGTGATAAGCAGAATGACCCTGCCTTTAAGGACTGTATTCTTAAATACTGGCAGCTTCTTGACGGCATCATCACCGCTGCCCCCATTTCTTCCTCCTGCGCCGATATTCTTAAAGCAGGAGAAGCAGTTCTTGCCTCAGCCTCCCGTTCTCACACCCCTGCGTCACCCACTCCTTCTCGGGACGGTGCCTCCGCCGTCTCTCAGCCCCCTCCCTATGttcctccccctccttctgcACCCGCTGCTCCTGTTTCTTCCtctacttcctctttccttcctcttaccCGTGCCCCGTTCCCCGATCACCTCTCTCCCGAGGACGAGGCCACTCTGGAACAAGCTGCTGCCACCTACGATTCCCGCTCACAGCCATTGCCCCCTCCCCCTGACTCTGCCGCTCCCTCCCAGCCGACTCCTTTGCAGTTTCA ACCGCATCCTCTCCCATGTTGCCCCCCCCCTCCCTCAATGGCCTCTGTGCCCCTCCAAGCTTTCCCTGCTATTCTCCACCCCACATCCGAGCCTTCTCTGCCTGCGCCCCCGCCCTTGCCTGATCCTCCCCATTCCTCCCCGGCTGCTTCCTCTGCCTCCTCTCACCCTATGGTTACTCGTTCACAGGCTGCTGCGGGGCTCCCTCCCGATGACGGTGCCTCTAATGACGGTGTTGGGCATGCCCCAGGCAACGCTGGCCCCTTGCCTCCGTCACCTCCCCGTCGTCGCGGCCCTGGAGCTATTTACCGGGAGAATATAGAAATCAGGGATTTGGACCAAGCCTCCCTTAAGGAGGTTCACAAGGCTGTCCTTGAATACGGAGTTCAGGCCCCCTACACCCTCTCCTGCCTTGAAAGTCTTTCCTTTGGGGGGAATCTCTTTCCTATCGAGTGGCGCATAACTGTCCGCCGCTGTCTTAAGCCTGAACAAATTATCCTTTGGGAGGCTGAATTCCTCAATTACTGCAAGGAACTCGCCCGTGATCATGAACTTGAATTTCTCCAGATCTCTGGCTCTAAACCCTATGATACCATTCAGGCCCAACGTCCTATTCCTTACCATTTGCTCAACCTTACCTCCCAGGCTGCTCTTCGCGCATGGAAAGCTATTCCTTCCGGGGGCCCCAACCTCCCTCTTGTCAAGATTCAGCAAGCAGATGATGAGCCCTATCATGCCTTTATCTCTCGCCTCCTTGAGGCTATTGATCGTACTACCGGCATTACTGACACCTCTAATCCTTTTGTCAAGCAGCTGGCTTTTGAAAATGCCAACCCTGCTTGTCGACAGATTCTTAAAGGGCCTTCACCCTCTCGCTCTCTTGAAGAGATGATTTCTCTTTGTAAAAATGCACAGTCTTTTGCAACCCAGGTTGCTTTTCAAGGTCAAAACTCAGGCCACATCTGCTATTCTTGTGGCAGGCCTGGCCATTTTGCAGGTCGCTGCCCTGAGCGACGCGCCCCTGACATCCAAGCCGGCTCCACCTCTGCAAGACCCTCTCTTTGCTCCCGCTGCCGCCGCAGCCGGCACTGGAAAACCTCCTGCCGCGCCACCACTGACGTGGAAGGCAACTATCTCGGCCCTAACCCTCTCCTTGACCGCCGCCCCAACAGAGCTCCCATGCAGGGACCCTCGGTTCCCACACAGGGAAACTCCCCCAGGGGCCACCCCCAGGCCCCGCGCTCCAAGCCTCGCCACATCAATTTTGTTCCAGCCTCGGGGGCTCAGACGGGACTTCCCTCCACCCAACACCAAGTTCTTTATCAGCACCACCCCTCCCAAGCCCTCGTCCCTCAACCGCCACCCTCTTCCGGCCACCCCAGGTTCCGCAGGACTTGA